TTGCATACTTAAACCAGCCTTCATTCCAAGACTTCCTAAGTCAAGCTGAAGAAGAATTCGGATTCGATCATCCAATGGGAGCTCTTACAATTCCCTGCACAGAAGATGCCTTCATCGATCTCATTTCCCGCTTGAATGCCTAATGATTGGCATATACACACTGATTATATATTAACAATCTCTAACAAAAATGATCATTACAATTTTGTAAGGCAAACATTGCCAATACCATGTAAATATTTTTCCTTGGGGTTCAACAAAAAAGTTGTGCCTAAGAGTGGGATAAATGAATTCAATTCTAAGATATTCTCATTTGTTGATTTCTCTTGGCATAGAATGTTTTCCCGTTTAATTTACATTTATATTTTCATATGATTACCCTCACACTACTATATGCGAATTGCATATCTTGCTTCCATCTCTTTTTAACAAAATTAGCAAtcttatatataattttgtttgATCAAAGAAGATTTGTACGAGGATAATATGATAAGGATTGACATCTTCCAAGTCAACCCTTTCCTCCTTTAGCTCAACTTCCTTCGTTATCTTAGGGATATTATTCTATTGATATCTTGTACATAATTTTCTGATTTTATTCTCCTTGATTCTAGGAACTACTTGTACAGAATAGCTTCCTTGTACCACTATTTATTTGCTGTAAAATATTCAATGAAATATATATCAAATATACCTTTTCTACATGGTATCAGTGATACCCTTCGATCCTACTTCCACCGCCATACTCCTTAACTTGTCCTACTTCCATGGCTTCCCCTACCCAATCTCCTTCTTCTCAAATACCCAACACCACCGACCCTACCAAACCATATACCTCCCTCAACATCCATAATGCCATTAAACTAACCGCCACAAACTATCTATCTTGGAAACTCCAAATAGAAGCCATTCTTGTTGGACATGATCTCTTCTCCTATGTTGACGGTACCCTTCCTTGTCCTCCCCCCCACATCACAACCGAAGATGGTGACAAAGAAACCAACCCCAATCACACCTTCTGGATTAGACAAGATCGCCTCTTATTTGGTGCTCTCGTCGGCACTCTCTCTCCAAACCTTGTTCCTCTTGTCTCTCAAACCAAAACATCCCAACAACTTTGGGACACCTTGGCCAAAACTTATGCTTCACCCTCCCGTGGCCatatcaaacaaatcaaagaCAAGTACAACAAAATCACCAAAGGCAATCTCTCCATTACCGCCTACATGCAAGCCATCAAGGAATGTGCCGATCACCTAGCCTCCTTAGGCAAAACCATTGAGCAAGAAGATCTCATTGACAAAATTCTTAATGGCCTTGATTCCTCCTATGACTCCGTCATTGAAGCCGTCAATGCTCGTGACACTCCCATCTCCTTTGAGGAATTACATGAAAAACTCATCAATAAAGAACTTTTCCTCCAACAACTACAACAAACTACTCCTTTCCCTGCCTCGGCTTTTGCCGTGTCCACTCGACCACAAAGCCACCAAAACCGTCCTTATTACCCTCGCCAACAACAACCAAGTCTCTTGCCTACCCCAACCAATGCTCCAAGACAGCCACGCCCATTTCTTGGCAAATGCCAATGGTGCCGTGAGCAAGGCCATGTCCTAGCCCACTGCCCTCTCTTCACCAAAAAGTATCCGAATACCGTTCCTCCAGCCAACCAACCTCAGTCCAATCACTCTCGCCCATCAACCAAACCCCAAGTCCATGCCTCCACACTCGCCTCACCCTCCACCGCCCCATGGATCCTCGACAGTGGTGCCTCGCACCACGTCACAGCCGACCTTGATAACCTCTCTCTTCATGCACCATATGATGGTACTGATGAACTCATTGTAGGTGATGGTAAGGGTCTAAAAATCACTCACATAGGCACTGCTCATATTACTCCTTCTCTCACTCTAACAAATGTTCTTGTAGTTCCTGCTATTTCCAAAAatattatctctctctctcaactttgCATACATAATAATA
The Humulus lupulus chromosome 6, drHumLupu1.1, whole genome shotgun sequence DNA segment above includes these coding regions:
- the LOC133781892 gene encoding auxin-induced protein 15A-like, whose product is MGFRFPSIVHAKQLIQRPLSSSKDVPKGYLAVYVGENRMKRFVIPVAYLNQPSFQDFLSQAEEEFGFDHPMGALTIPCTEDAFIDLISRLNA